A segment of the Terribacillus aidingensis genome:
TGCCGGATCCGATTCTTGTCGGACGGAATGAAGAAAAGCTTGCGAAGCTTGCCCAGGAAAATAGTGTAGAGCGCTACAGTACTGATTTGGAAGCGGCTTTGGCCGATGACTATAACCTGATTTATTTTGATTCGCAAACGACGAATCGAAGGGAAGCAAGTATCAAGCAGGCAATTGAAGCAGGTAAGCATATTTATTGTGAGAAGCCGACTGCTACAAGCTTAGAGGGTTCCTTGGAACTGGCTAGATTGGCACGGGAGGCTGGTGTGAAAAACGGGGTCGTGCAAGATAAGCTTTTCTTACCAGGATTGCTGAAGCTGAAGCATTTGATCGACAGCGATTACTTCGGAGAAATTCTATCCGTAAAACTGGATTTTGGCTATTGGGTATTCGAAGGCGATTGGCAGGAAGCGCAGCGCCCGAGCTGGAATTACCGAGCGGAGGACGGTGGCGGCATCATTGTTGATATGTTTGCACACTGGCGTTATGTCATCGATCATCTTTTCGGGGAAATCGACAGCCTGACTTGTCTTGGAGCAACTCATATCCCGTACCGGGTGGATGAAGCAGGCAATCGCTACAAAGCGACAGCTGATGATGCGGCATATGCCATTTTTGCCCTTAAAAACGGGATAGTGGTACAGGCAAACTCCTCTTGGACGACTAGAGTCGACCGAGATGATCTGGTTACCTTCCAAGTGGATGGGACGTTGGGAAGCGCGGTGGCTGGTCTTAGGGATTGCAAGGTACAGCATCGTGTCACCACACCGAAGCCAGTGTGGAATCCGGATATCCCTAATGCAATTGATTTCCGTTCCCAGTGGGAGACATTGCCGGAGAATCGTTCGTATGACAATGGATTCAAAATTCAATGGGAACTATTTTTAAAGCATGTGGAAGAAGCTGCAGCGTTTCCGTGGGACTTGCTGGAGGGCGCGAAAGGTACCCAGCTGTCAGATTTGGGGCTGGAAGCATGGCGTGAGAAGAAGTGGGTCTCTGTTCCGAGTCTGGAAGTATAAAGGAGGAAGCAGTATGACAACGATACTTTTACCAACGCAAGGTCGTTCATTGGAGGCGTACACACTAGTCCATTCAGCTTCAACCTATCCGATAGAAGGAGCTTTCCGGACAAGGACAGCCTATTCTGCTGCTCACGTTGTTGCGGATGCACAATCTGAAGCACATCCTATCTTAGGAGGGGCAATTGATTGGGAGGCAACATTGAATTATCGGAAAGCATTGTGGAAGCTTGGTTTCGGTGTGGCAGAGGCAATGGATACGGCACAGCGAGGCATGGGACTCACATATGAGATGGCAAAGGAACTGATTTCTATAAGTGCAGAGGAAGCGAAAAAAGAGAATGTGTTGCTCGCTTCTGGTGCAGGGACGGATCATTTGCCGGCTGACAGTTCGTTTACGACGTCAGAGATTAAGCAGGCTTACGAAGAGCAGTGCGCATTCGTCGAAGGTACCGGAAGCCGGATCATCCTGATGGCAAGCCGTGCGCTGGCTGCTAGTGCACGATCGGCAGCGGATTACAAGGATGTGTACGGGCATGTGCTTAGCGGAGTAAAAAAGCCGGTTATCCTCCATTGGCTCGGGCCAATGTTTGACCCAAAATTGACTGGCTACTGGGGATCGGAAACGATCAGCCGTGCGATGGACGACTGTCTGGAACTGATCCATCAGTATGAAGGGAAGATCGACGGTATTAAGATTTCTCTACTCGATAAGGACAAGGAAATCGAAATGAGAGCGAAGCTTCCTGCTTCGGTTCGGATGTATACAGGAGATGATTTTAATTACCCAGAGCTGATCCAAGGTGATGGAGAGCAGTACAGCCATGCGTTGCTCGGTATCTTTGATGCAATTGCACCAGCTGCTTCCGAGGCGCTGCGAGCACTTGATGCAGAAGATCTTGACCGATACCGGAAAATCTTCGATAAGACAGTGCCGCTTTCCAGGCACATCTTTGAGACACCAACGTACGCCTACAAAACAGGCGTTGTTTTCCTGGCATATTTGAATGGGTATCAATCACATTTCCGGATGATCGGCGGTGCAGAAGGAGCTCGGTCGGTTCTTCATTTGAGTGAGCTATTCAGACTGGCTGATCAAGCGGGAGTCCTCGTGGACCCGGCACTTGCAGCAGAACGGATGCAGCTCGTACTGAAGCTGGCTGGTATCGAACAGAAGGTAATGTCATGACAAAAGCGGATCTGCAGCTTCTCAGTCTCAATCAGATTACGACAGAAAACTGGTCGCTGACCGAAGCAATCCAAGGCTGCGCCCGTCATGATATTCATTGGATATCCATATGGAGGCATAAGCTGGAAGAAATCGGTGTAAAAGAAGCGAAAAAATTGTTAACGGAATACGGCCTTCAAGTCTCAAGTCTTTGCCGTGGCGGCATGTTTCCGGCAGCTACAGAGCGGGAGAGGCAGCAGCGAATAGATGATAACAAACGGGCAATAGAAGATGCGAAGGCATTGGGGACAGATGTGCTGGTGCTTGTATGTGGTCCGGCTTCGGATAAAGATATCGCCAAGGCTCGTCATTGGGTGGAGGCAGGGATAGAAGCAATCCTTCCATATGCGGAGGATCTAGGTGTAAAGCTTGGCATTGAGCCGCTTCATCCGATGTATGCAGCAGATCGTTCTGTCATCAATACATTGGGGCAGGCCAACACTCTGGCAGAGAAGCTGCAATCCGAGCATCTTGGAGTTGTGGTAGATGCCTTCCACGTATGGTGGGATCCAGAGCTGCGTCACCAGATTGATCGGGCTAAGGGTAAGATACTCGGCTTCCATGTATCAGATTGGAAGGTGCCGATGAAGGATATGTTCAAAGGGCGAGCCATGATGGGCGAAGGCGTCATCAATTTACGCGAGATGCGCAGCATGGTGGAGGAAGCAGGCTATCAGGGCCCGATCGAAGTAGAGATCATCAATCAGGAGATTTGGGATCAGCCAGGCGATGAGGTGCTTCATCAAATGAAGCGCTGCTACCAGGAACATGTATAAAAGGAGAGCTGATAAATGGCACTGCTGAATCAATTGGAGGAGCTAGCTCAAGAAGCTGCAATAGCTGCTGACACTCAGACAACAGCACCTTTCATTTTTTCTGCTGCGGGTCTGGATCATCCGCATATTTACGGTATGGTGCAAGGTCTCCTGGATGCTGGGGCACAGCTTATGCACATCTATGATCGAAATACAAATCAGGCAAATGCCCTTCAACAAAGATTTCGAACAGGAGAAGTCGTCTCAGAGCTGTCCCAAATCCTGCATAGCGAGGTTGATTTGATAGTAACAAGCATTGTGCCATCCGTGCGCGGGGCTTTAGGCATTCAAGTATTGGAGCACAACAAGCATTTTCTTTCCGCAAAGGCGCCTTTTACGACAATGGCTCAATTGCATGCGGCAGAGGAAGCGGTGCGCCGTACAGGGAAAAAATGGGCGGTGTTTTATAGTGAGCGATTGGCTGTAGAGGCAGCCC
Coding sequences within it:
- a CDS encoding dihydrodipicolinate synthase family protein — protein: MTTILLPTQGRSLEAYTLVHSASTYPIEGAFRTRTAYSAAHVVADAQSEAHPILGGAIDWEATLNYRKALWKLGFGVAEAMDTAQRGMGLTYEMAKELISISAEEAKKENVLLASGAGTDHLPADSSFTTSEIKQAYEEQCAFVEGTGSRIILMASRALAASARSAADYKDVYGHVLSGVKKPVILHWLGPMFDPKLTGYWGSETISRAMDDCLELIHQYEGKIDGIKISLLDKDKEIEMRAKLPASVRMYTGDDFNYPELIQGDGEQYSHALLGIFDAIAPAASEALRALDAEDLDRYRKIFDKTVPLSRHIFETPTYAYKTGVVFLAYLNGYQSHFRMIGGAEGARSVLHLSELFRLADQAGVLVDPALAAERMQLVLKLAGIEQKVMS
- a CDS encoding sugar phosphate isomerase/epimerase family protein, with amino-acid sequence MTKADLQLLSLNQITTENWSLTEAIQGCARHDIHWISIWRHKLEEIGVKEAKKLLTEYGLQVSSLCRGGMFPAATERERQQRIDDNKRAIEDAKALGTDVLVLVCGPASDKDIAKARHWVEAGIEAILPYAEDLGVKLGIEPLHPMYAADRSVINTLGQANTLAEKLQSEHLGVVVDAFHVWWDPELRHQIDRAKGKILGFHVSDWKVPMKDMFKGRAMMGEGVINLREMRSMVEEAGYQGPIEVEIINQEIWDQPGDEVLHQMKRCYQEHV
- a CDS encoding Gfo/Idh/MocA family oxidoreductase → MATKKIGIIMNGVTGRMGTNQHLIRSIAAIRAEGGVLLSNGDRLLPDPILVGRNEEKLAKLAQENSVERYSTDLEAALADDYNLIYFDSQTTNRREASIKQAIEAGKHIYCEKPTATSLEGSLELARLAREAGVKNGVVQDKLFLPGLLKLKHLIDSDYFGEILSVKLDFGYWVFEGDWQEAQRPSWNYRAEDGGGIIVDMFAHWRYVIDHLFGEIDSLTCLGATHIPYRVDEAGNRYKATADDAAYAIFALKNGIVVQANSSWTTRVDRDDLVTFQVDGTLGSAVAGLRDCKVQHRVTTPKPVWNPDIPNAIDFRSQWETLPENRSYDNGFKIQWELFLKHVEEAAAFPWDLLEGAKGTQLSDLGLEAWREKKWVSVPSLEV